Proteins from a genomic interval of Actinoalloteichus hymeniacidonis:
- the abc-f gene encoding ribosomal protection-like ABC-F family protein — MSDAFITCSNLSFSWPDDTPVLDDLSFTVGAGRTGLVAPNGAGKTTLLKLIAGEYRPTAGTVAVNGVLGYLPQNLPLVGEPTVAEVLGIAPMIQALAAIEAGDADEEHFTTIGNDWDIEERTRAQLDRVGLGPLSFDQRLATLSGGQIVSLGLVAQLLKEPDVLLLDEPTNNLDVAARRRLYDVLADWTGCLLLVSHDRALLDRMDRIAELDRHELRVFGGNHTEYEAAVRAAREVAEKNVRNAEQEVKREKREMQQARERSARRASNAARNLKSAGLPRIVAGAMKRGAQESAGRANETHAARVGEAKARLDEAGRALREEPQLALELPQTQVPAGRTVFSGDGLQTDFAGRQMFAEQGLDLTIRGPERIALTGANGVGKSTLLRMIHGDLASSGPAINRAEGRVAYLSQRLDLLDPERSVVENLAAAAPGMSDAQRLNLLARFLFRGDRVHLAVGALSGGERLRATLCCVLFAEPAPQLLLLDEPTNNLDLVSVARLESALVAYQGAFVVVSHDERFLAEIGVTRWLRLSEGRLEEIARPDGV, encoded by the coding sequence CGCACCGGTCTGGTCGCGCCCAACGGGGCGGGTAAGACCACCTTGCTGAAGTTGATCGCCGGGGAGTATCGGCCGACGGCGGGGACCGTGGCGGTCAACGGAGTCCTCGGATATCTGCCGCAGAACCTGCCGTTGGTCGGGGAGCCGACCGTGGCCGAGGTGCTCGGTATCGCGCCGATGATCCAGGCGTTGGCGGCCATCGAGGCAGGCGACGCCGACGAGGAGCACTTCACCACGATCGGCAACGACTGGGACATCGAGGAACGCACTCGCGCCCAGCTCGACCGGGTCGGCCTCGGACCGTTGTCGTTCGACCAACGATTGGCGACCCTCAGCGGAGGCCAGATCGTCTCCCTCGGCTTGGTGGCGCAACTGCTCAAGGAACCGGACGTGCTGCTGTTGGACGAACCCACCAACAATCTCGATGTGGCTGCCCGCCGACGGCTCTACGACGTCCTGGCGGACTGGACCGGTTGTCTGCTGTTGGTCAGTCACGATCGGGCATTGCTGGATCGGATGGATCGCATCGCGGAGCTGGACCGGCACGAACTGCGTGTCTTCGGCGGTAACCACACGGAGTACGAGGCGGCCGTCCGCGCGGCCCGCGAGGTGGCGGAGAAGAACGTGCGCAACGCCGAGCAGGAGGTCAAGCGGGAGAAACGGGAGATGCAGCAGGCCAGGGAGCGCTCCGCACGCCGAGCCAGTAATGCGGCGCGGAATCTGAAGAGCGCCGGACTGCCCAGGATCGTGGCCGGGGCGATGAAACGCGGCGCACAGGAATCGGCCGGTCGCGCGAACGAGACCCACGCCGCGCGGGTCGGGGAGGCCAAGGCGCGGCTGGACGAAGCGGGCCGGGCCCTGCGTGAGGAACCGCAGCTGGCGTTGGAACTGCCCCAGACCCAGGTTCCCGCCGGGCGCACCGTGTTCTCCGGTGACGGACTGCAGACCGACTTCGCGGGGCGGCAGATGTTCGCGGAACAGGGCCTCGACCTGACGATCCGTGGACCCGAGCGCATCGCCCTCACCGGCGCCAACGGCGTGGGCAAGTCGACGCTGCTGCGGATGATCCACGGCGACCTGGCATCCTCCGGGCCCGCGATCAACCGCGCCGAAGGCCGGGTGGCGTACCTGTCGCAACGACTGGACCTGTTGGATCCCGAACGCAGCGTGGTCGAGAACCTGGCAGCCGCCGCACCCGGGATGTCGGACGCACAGCGGTTGAATCTGCTGGCCCGGTTCCTCTTCCGTGGCGATCGCGTGCACTTGGCGGTCGGGGCACTCTCCGGTGGTGAACGGTTGCGCGCCACCCTGTGCTGCGTGTTGTTCGCCGAACCGGCACCGCAGTTGTTGCTGTTGGACGAGCCGACGAACAACCTGGACCTGGTGAGCGTGGCCAGGCTGGAGAGCGCCTTGGTCGCCTACCAGGGCGCGTTCGTCGTGGTCAGCCATGACGAACGGTTCCTCGCCGAGATCGGAGTCACCCGGTGGCTGCGGCTGTCCGAGGGCAGGCTCGAGGAGATCGCGCGCCCCGACGGCGTGTGA
- a CDS encoding YigZ family protein, translating into MLTGYRTIARSGEHEIEIRRSRFRCLLRRVDDEDAARAVIAARRKEHWNATHNCTAYVLGAASDKQKSSDDGEPAGTAGVPMLEVLRRRELSDVVAVVTRWFGGVQLGAGGLIRAYGQAVAETADLLGVVELRPARLVNVAVDFPRAGRIEHELRASGYAVRDTAYTDRARFDVAVDAPAVADFQEWITSITGGEAQLTVGEVDYVEVPR; encoded by the coding sequence ATGCTCACGGGATACCGGACGATCGCCCGGAGCGGTGAGCACGAGATCGAGATCCGCCGCTCTCGGTTCCGCTGCCTGTTGCGCAGGGTCGACGACGAGGACGCGGCTCGCGCGGTCATCGCCGCCCGCCGCAAGGAACATTGGAACGCCACCCACAACTGCACCGCCTACGTGCTCGGTGCGGCATCGGACAAGCAGAAGTCCAGCGACGACGGGGAGCCCGCAGGCACCGCGGGGGTGCCCATGTTGGAGGTGCTGCGTCGTCGGGAGCTCAGCGACGTGGTCGCCGTGGTGACCCGATGGTTCGGCGGAGTGCAGCTGGGCGCGGGAGGGTTGATCCGCGCTTACGGCCAGGCGGTCGCCGAGACCGCGGACCTGCTCGGTGTCGTCGAGCTGCGGCCCGCTCGGCTGGTGAACGTGGCGGTGGACTTCCCCCGGGCCGGGCGCATCGAACACGAACTGCGTGCCTCGGGATATGCGGTGCGCGACACCGCCTATACCGATAGGGCCCGGTTCGACGTCGCCGTCGATGCGCCTGCGGTGGCCGATTTTCAGGAGTGGATCACCTCGATCACCGGGGGCGAGGCACAGCTGACGGTGGGGGAGGTCGACTATGTGGAGGTTCCCCGGTGA